In Pasteurella multocida subsp. multocida OH4807, a genomic segment contains:
- a CDS encoding hypothetical protein (COG4729 Uncharacterized conserved protein) yields the protein MKRFSKYACVLVCLGLLTGLLPITYLVIQTEQQACYLRTTAFSLQWRHSVEHQLWQEHYRHDGKRILLHQTWLQTFGAGTPSFAEPVNVPAGYVGYKQDIYFHELNWVVSRRMEGVIKSEKGDIPIYQTAPDYSMITIRPAQSLLLVYLLGSSCYD from the coding sequence ATGAAGCGGTTCAGTAAGTATGCTTGTGTGCTGGTGTGCCTTGGCCTGCTTACTGGATTACTTCCAATCACGTATTTGGTGATTCAAACAGAGCAACAGGCTTGTTATCTACGCACAACAGCGTTTAGTTTACAGTGGCGTCACTCCGTTGAACACCAATTATGGCAAGAGCATTATCGTCATGATGGGAAGCGTATATTGCTTCACCAAACTTGGTTACAAACGTTTGGTGCAGGTACGCCCTCCTTCGCTGAACCGGTAAATGTGCCTGCAGGGTATGTAGGCTATAAACAAGATATTTATTTTCATGAGTTAAATTGGGTGGTATCTCGTCGTATGGAAGGCGTGATAAAGAGTGAAAAGGGGGACATCCCTATTTATCAAACTGCTCCAGATTATTCTATGATCACGATAAGACCTGCCCAATCTTTGCTTCTCGTTTATTTATTAGGGAGTTCATGCTATGACTGA
- the murP gene encoding PTS system N-acetylmuramic acid transporter subunits IIBC (COG1264 Phosphotransferase system IIB components), with protein sequence MAVIDNAMIHRLMQLLGGKSNIKTVTNCMTRLRVTLRDSSAVEMNEIKKVEGVLGVVEADEQLQIILGPGKATKAAELMKGMVDGELTSPSLKDIAREQKQQIKSTQTSSIHQFFAKFATIFTPLIPGFIGAGLLLGLATVLQQAFVTGVENPNGFLVDVIAYMKVFSKGLFSFLSILIGYNAAKAFGGSGVNGAILASLFILGYNPEATKGIYSGLSDFFGLTIDPRGNIIGVLIAAIVGAKVERWVRTFIPDSLDMALTSTITLLIMGCFTFLFIMPVGVYLFDGMSWLFSNLNGNPLGTAVLAGLFLISVMLGIHQGFVPVYFALVETQGFNALFPVLAMAGAGQVGAALALYVKANKESVLRTQIKGAIIPGFLGIGEPLIYGVTLPRVKPFITACIGGAAGGFTIGLVAYLGYPMGLNTVFGPSGLLATPLMTSPLGVFPAIATYLLGTVVAYITGFVTTYFFATKDVDLS encoded by the coding sequence ATGGCAGTAATTGATAATGCGATGATCCACAGGCTGATGCAGTTATTAGGTGGAAAGAGCAACATAAAAACCGTCACAAACTGTATGACACGTCTACGTGTCACGTTGCGAGATTCATCTGCTGTTGAGATGAACGAAATCAAGAAAGTAGAAGGGGTACTTGGCGTAGTGGAAGCCGATGAACAACTTCAAATTATTCTTGGACCTGGAAAAGCAACCAAAGCCGCAGAATTGATGAAGGGGATGGTCGACGGCGAATTAACTTCACCGTCACTGAAAGACATTGCTCGAGAACAAAAGCAACAAATCAAGTCGACGCAAACCAGCAGTATCCACCAATTTTTTGCTAAGTTTGCCACCATCTTTACCCCACTGATTCCCGGTTTTATTGGGGCAGGGCTCTTACTTGGGCTAGCGACAGTGTTACAACAAGCCTTTGTGACAGGTGTAGAAAATCCAAATGGTTTTTTAGTTGATGTCATTGCCTATATGAAAGTGTTCAGTAAAGGGCTGTTTAGTTTCTTGAGTATTTTAATTGGCTACAACGCTGCGAAAGCATTTGGTGGTTCAGGGGTCAATGGTGCGATTTTAGCCTCTCTCTTTATTCTTGGTTATAACCCAGAAGCGACGAAAGGCATTTATTCTGGTTTAAGCGACTTCTTTGGGTTAACTATTGATCCGCGTGGCAACATTATTGGGGTATTAATCGCTGCCATTGTAGGCGCCAAAGTAGAGCGTTGGGTCAGAACCTTCATTCCTGATAGCTTAGATATGGCACTCACTTCAACAATCACTTTGCTGATCATGGGCTGCTTTACTTTCCTTTTTATTATGCCTGTTGGGGTATATTTGTTTGATGGAATGTCTTGGTTATTCTCAAACTTAAATGGTAACCCACTCGGTACCGCTGTCTTAGCTGGCTTATTCTTAATCTCCGTGATGCTCGGTATCCACCAAGGGTTTGTACCTGTGTACTTTGCACTGGTGGAAACACAAGGCTTCAACGCACTCTTCCCTGTACTTGCTATGGCTGGTGCAGGACAAGTCGGTGCAGCATTAGCATTGTACGTGAAAGCCAATAAAGAATCGGTGCTACGCACACAAATTAAAGGGGCAATTATTCCAGGCTTCTTAGGCATTGGTGAACCTTTGATCTACGGTGTCACCTTACCACGTGTCAAACCGTTTATTACAGCCTGTATCGGTGGAGCTGCTGGGGGGTTCACTATCGGTTTAGTGGCTTATTTAGGCTACCCAATGGGCTTAAATACCGTATTTGGTCCATCTGGCTTATTAGCTACACCATTAATGACTTCGCCACTTGGCGTTTTCCCTGCAATTGCGACCTACTTATTAGGTACCGTTGTCGCTTACATTACTGGTTTCGTTACCACGTATTTCTTTGCCACGAAGGATGTAGATTTAAGTTAA
- a CDS encoding hypothetical protein (COG2095 Multiple antibiotic transporter) — MFDSLIVQFVVLWAVIDPIGSVPVYLTKTVGLSIEDRRKIALKAVVIATGILMFFLVLGQGLLEAMQIPLTAFQIAGGLVLLLFALTMIFGEGKPENEMRMSSSLSELAVYPLAVPSIASPGAMMAIVLLTDNHRFSFFDQAITTVIMLSILLITYLLFLMANRIQRLIGNTGAAVISRVMGLILAAVAINNMLVGIRDFFTQVV, encoded by the coding sequence ATGTTTGATTCACTGATCGTACAGTTTGTGGTGTTATGGGCGGTCATCGATCCTATCGGTTCGGTCCCTGTTTATCTCACAAAAACCGTTGGATTATCGATTGAAGACAGACGCAAAATTGCGCTAAAAGCGGTGGTCATTGCAACAGGAATCTTAATGTTCTTCTTGGTCTTAGGTCAGGGATTACTGGAAGCAATGCAAATTCCGCTTACGGCTTTCCAAATTGCAGGAGGATTAGTCCTCTTATTGTTTGCTTTAACCATGATTTTTGGAGAAGGCAAACCAGAAAATGAAATGCGAATGTCTTCCAGTCTCAGTGAATTGGCAGTCTATCCACTCGCAGTTCCTTCTATTGCTTCGCCTGGCGCGATGATGGCTATCGTCTTATTGACAGATAATCATCGTTTTAGTTTTTTTGATCAAGCGATCACGACAGTAATTATGCTTTCCATTTTATTGATTACTTATTTATTATTTTTAATGGCGAATCGGATTCAACGCTTAATTGGCAATACGGGCGCTGCGGTGATCAGCCGAGTAATGGGGTTAATTCTTGCTGCGGTAGCGATTAATAATATGTTAGTCGGTATCCGTGACTTTTTTACCCAAGTCGTCTAA
- the murQ gene encoding N-acetylmuramic acid-6-phosphate etherase (COG2103 Predicted sugar phosphate isomerase), with product MQTSINGLVTESRNPFSTNIDQLSTLDMLTVINQEDQKVSSAVEKVLPCIANAVDAIAEAFMKGGRLIYIGAGTSGRLGILDASECPPTFGTPHEQVVGLIAGGHQAILKAVENAEDDRDAGVQDLKNSHITGKDVIVGIAASGRTPYVLAGIEYAKQCGCVTVGISCNPDSELAKLAQIAITPIVGAEVITGSSRMKAGTAQKLILNMLTTGAMIKTGKVFGNLMVDVVATNAKLVERQKNIVMQVTQCDRNQAEQALEQSGGQCKVAIVMLLLNISAEEARTCLAESNGFIHQALTSVK from the coding sequence ATGCAAACGTCAATTAATGGACTGGTTACGGAAAGTCGCAACCCATTTAGTACAAACATTGACCAACTTTCAACGTTGGATATGTTAACAGTAATTAATCAAGAAGATCAAAAAGTTTCCTCAGCCGTTGAAAAAGTTTTGCCCTGCATCGCTAACGCTGTTGATGCGATTGCCGAAGCCTTTATGAAAGGGGGACGTTTAATTTATATCGGTGCAGGCACCTCTGGACGTTTAGGAATTTTAGACGCGAGTGAATGCCCACCAACTTTTGGTACACCACATGAACAAGTTGTTGGTTTAATTGCAGGTGGACATCAAGCCATTTTAAAAGCTGTCGAGAATGCAGAAGATGATCGTGACGCGGGTGTACAAGACCTCAAAAATAGCCATATAACTGGCAAAGACGTGATCGTTGGCATTGCCGCCAGTGGGCGCACACCTTATGTATTAGCAGGCATTGAGTATGCCAAACAATGTGGTTGTGTGACCGTTGGCATTAGTTGCAATCCCGATTCAGAATTGGCTAAGCTAGCCCAAATCGCGATTACCCCGATTGTTGGTGCCGAAGTCATCACGGGTTCATCGCGTATGAAAGCAGGGACCGCACAAAAATTGATTTTAAATATGCTAACGACGGGGGCTATGATCAAAACAGGCAAAGTGTTTGGCAATTTAATGGTTGATGTCGTCGCGACAAATGCAAAACTAGTCGAGCGGCAAAAGAATATTGTGATGCAAGTAACACAGTGCGATCGCAATCAAGCAGAGCAGGCATTAGAACAGTCTGGTGGTCAATGTAAAGTGGCTATTGTGATGCTGTTGCTCAATATTTCGGCGGAAGAAGCCAGAACCTGTTTGGCTGAATCCAACGGTTTCATTCACCAAGCATTAACTTCAGTCAAGTAA
- a CDS encoding TRAP dicarboxylate transporter subunit DctM (COG4666 TRAP-type uncharacterized transport system, fused permease components) produces MTDKLDTTSIGRREQDILEKYDRESVTRQSTHRFHQWLITLIAVFYSLFHLYITFYPLPTLLQRAIHVGVGAILIFLIYPASQKSRQGSAAWYDWIWIAIAFAGMGYLIHQYNDIMTIRGGIPNTTDIIVAILTVAAVLEVTRRVTGLILVLFALVFLTYPFISSMDFMPDRLLTRPYDIGDIFGQLYLKTEGLYSSAIGASVTFIFLFILFGAFLAKSGMGQLFNDIALAIAGDKQGGPAKVAVISSGFMGSINGAAVANVVSTGAFTIPLMKKIGYHRNFAGAVEASASVGGQILPPIMGASAFIMAETTGVSYGTIALAALFPAVLYYLGVIAQVHFRAGKQNLRGLSKDQLPQFKAIMRARGHMLLPIVALVWFLIESVPIGYAAAYTIGITVLVSQLRRETRMGVKEIIAALEDGAKQSLSVMAACAVVGIVIGVVNLTSFGMVITSSIVTLGAGSLFLTLFLTMLASMILGMGLPSIPAYIITATMAAPALATFDVPVLVAHMFVFYFGIFANITPPVALAAFAGAGIAQGDPMKTGWQSLRLALAGFIVPFMFVYNPTMLMIDVSSVTVTAKTFPLPAFLDIISVLVSSTIGVLGLSAATEGFFKQSIPIWQRVILAAGSFMLIIPELMTDAIGIGLVAIVAWLNLRKS; encoded by the coding sequence ATGACTGACAAACTAGATACCACGAGTATCGGTCGCCGCGAACAAGACATTCTCGAAAAATATGATCGTGAATCGGTGACACGTCAATCTACTCACCGTTTTCATCAATGGCTCATTACCCTGATTGCTGTTTTTTATTCTTTATTTCACCTCTATATTACGTTTTATCCTTTGCCAACCTTATTACAACGCGCAATCCATGTTGGTGTTGGTGCGATACTGATTTTTCTGATTTATCCTGCTAGCCAAAAAAGCCGTCAAGGAAGTGCCGCATGGTATGACTGGATCTGGATCGCCATTGCATTCGCTGGAATGGGCTATTTAATCCATCAATATAATGACATTATGACGATTCGTGGTGGGATTCCAAATACCACAGATATTATAGTCGCGATCTTAACGGTAGCAGCCGTGTTGGAAGTGACCCGTCGGGTGACAGGATTGATTTTAGTGTTATTTGCCCTTGTCTTTCTGACCTATCCCTTTATCAGTTCAATGGATTTTATGCCAGATCGTTTATTAACTCGTCCTTATGATATTGGTGATATTTTTGGGCAGTTGTACTTAAAAACAGAAGGATTGTATTCTTCTGCAATTGGTGCATCGGTCACGTTCATTTTCTTGTTTATTTTGTTTGGTGCATTTTTAGCAAAATCGGGTATGGGACAGCTATTTAATGATATTGCCTTAGCGATTGCGGGAGATAAACAAGGAGGCCCCGCCAAAGTTGCCGTAATTTCAAGTGGATTTATGGGCAGTATCAACGGCGCAGCTGTAGCGAATGTCGTCAGTACAGGGGCATTTACGATTCCTTTAATGAAAAAAATTGGTTATCACCGTAATTTTGCGGGGGCGGTTGAGGCAAGTGCATCTGTAGGTGGACAAATTTTACCGCCAATTATGGGCGCGAGTGCCTTTATTATGGCGGAAACCACTGGCGTGAGCTATGGCACTATCGCCTTAGCCGCACTTTTCCCAGCAGTGTTGTATTATCTTGGTGTGATTGCTCAAGTGCATTTTCGTGCAGGAAAACAAAATTTAAGAGGATTGTCTAAAGATCAATTACCACAATTTAAAGCCATTATGCGTGCGCGTGGGCATATGTTGTTACCGATTGTTGCATTAGTGTGGTTTTTAATTGAATCTGTGCCGATTGGCTATGCAGCCGCTTATACTATCGGTATTACGGTGTTAGTCAGCCAATTACGTCGAGAAACACGTATGGGAGTGAAAGAGATTATTGCTGCTTTGGAGGATGGAGCGAAACAATCCCTTTCGGTGATGGCGGCTTGTGCAGTCGTCGGGATTGTGATTGGGGTTGTTAATTTAACCAGTTTTGGCATGGTGATTACTTCTTCTATCGTTACTTTAGGCGCAGGCTCATTATTCTTAACATTATTTCTCACCATGTTAGCTTCGATGATTTTAGGTATGGGATTACCGTCTATTCCAGCCTATATTATCACCGCAACGATGGCAGCACCGGCATTAGCAACGTTTGATGTTCCCGTATTAGTTGCACATATGTTTGTGTTCTATTTTGGTATTTTTGCGAATATTACGCCACCTGTTGCATTAGCAGCATTTGCTGGGGCAGGCATTGCTCAAGGTGATCCGATGAAGACTGGATGGCAATCATTGCGTTTGGCGCTGGCGGGTTTTATTGTTCCTTTCATGTTTGTGTACAACCCAACGATGTTGATGATTGATGTAAGCAGTGTGACGGTGACTGCCAAAACGTTCCCGTTGCCAGCTTTTCTCGATATTATCAGTGTATTAGTGTCTTCGACAATTGGTGTGTTGGGACTATCCGCAGCAACGGAAGGTTTTTTTAAGCAGAGTATACCTATATGGCAACGTGTTATTTTAGCTGCGGGGTCATTCATGTTAATTATCCCTGAGTTGATGACAGATGCGATAGGAATCGGGTTAGTTGCCATTGTCGCTTGGTTGAATTTACGAAAATCTTAA
- a CDS encoding hypothetical protein (COG0488 ATPase components of ABC transporters with duplicated ATPase domains), giving the protein MLFFTNLTLKRGQSILLDSTSAAINPGQKVGLVGKNGCGKSSLLALLKQEISAEAGEVSFPSNWAIAWVNQETPALSTSALDYVIEGDREYCRLQQALMRANEQGNGHEIAHIHAQLDAIDAWTIQARAAALLHGLGFSQAELQQPVKSFSGGWRMRLNLAQALLCPSDLLLLDEPTNHLDLDTVMWLERWLVQYKGTLVLISHDRDFLDPIVNKILHIENQKLNEYTGDYSSFEVQRATKLAQQTALYRQQQQKVAHLQKYIDRFKAKASKAKQAQSRVKALERMELIAPAYVDNPFHFEFREPLALPNPLLSMEQVSAGYPSADGQNAVEILEKIKLNLVPGSRIGLLGKNGAGKSTLIKLLAGELPALSGTMQLAKGVQLGYFAQHQLDTLRADESPLWHLQKLAPQHTEQQLRDYLGGFAFKGDKVNEAVKSFSGGEKARLVLALIVWQRPNLLLLDEPTNHLDLDMRQALTEALVDYQGSLVVVSHDRHLLRNTVEEFYLVHDKKVEQFSGDLDDYQKWLNELNRAPESKDDGRIVQENINSSANRKEQKRREAELRQQTAPLRKTLQRFEVQMDKLSSQLAAVETQLSDSAIYLAENKEKLTALLADQVKAKKQLEEVEMEWLACQEALEALLAE; this is encoded by the coding sequence ATGCTTTTTTTCACAAATTTAACCTTAAAACGTGGGCAATCTATTTTGCTCGATAGCACGTCTGCCGCGATTAACCCTGGACAAAAAGTGGGCTTAGTGGGCAAGAATGGTTGTGGTAAATCCTCTTTATTGGCGTTATTGAAACAAGAAATTAGTGCAGAGGCGGGAGAAGTCAGTTTCCCATCTAATTGGGCTATCGCTTGGGTTAACCAAGAAACCCCCGCATTATCGACATCAGCTTTAGATTATGTGATTGAGGGAGACCGCGAATACTGCCGTCTACAACAGGCACTCATGAGAGCGAATGAGCAAGGAAATGGACATGAGATTGCCCATATTCACGCACAATTAGATGCGATTGATGCATGGACAATTCAGGCGCGTGCAGCTGCGTTGTTGCATGGTTTGGGCTTTAGCCAAGCAGAGCTGCAACAGCCTGTGAAGTCGTTTTCGGGGGGATGGCGTATGCGTTTGAACTTAGCACAAGCCTTGCTTTGTCCGTCTGATTTATTGTTATTGGACGAACCGACAAACCACTTAGATTTAGACACGGTAATGTGGCTTGAGCGTTGGTTAGTGCAATATAAAGGCACATTGGTGCTGATTTCTCACGACCGCGATTTTCTTGATCCGATAGTGAATAAGATTTTGCATATCGAAAATCAAAAGCTGAATGAATATACGGGTGATTATTCTTCGTTTGAAGTACAACGTGCGACAAAATTAGCACAACAAACCGCACTTTATCGTCAACAGCAACAAAAAGTTGCGCACTTACAAAAATATATTGATCGTTTTAAAGCAAAAGCAAGTAAAGCGAAACAAGCACAAAGCCGCGTCAAAGCCCTTGAACGTATGGAGCTGATTGCCCCTGCTTATGTGGATAATCCGTTTCATTTTGAGTTTCGTGAACCGCTTGCCTTGCCCAATCCATTGCTTTCTATGGAACAGGTCAGTGCTGGCTATCCAAGTGCAGACGGGCAAAATGCGGTGGAAATTTTAGAAAAAATTAAATTGAACTTAGTACCTGGCTCACGCATTGGCTTATTGGGTAAAAATGGTGCGGGTAAATCAACTTTAATTAAATTATTAGCTGGAGAATTGCCCGCCTTATCAGGCACGATGCAGTTAGCCAAAGGTGTGCAACTTGGCTATTTTGCCCAGCATCAATTAGATACCTTACGTGCAGATGAAAGCCCATTGTGGCATTTACAAAAATTAGCCCCACAACATACGGAGCAACAACTGCGCGATTACCTCGGCGGTTTTGCGTTTAAAGGCGATAAAGTGAATGAGGCGGTGAAATCTTTTTCAGGTGGCGAAAAAGCCCGTTTGGTGTTGGCGTTAATTGTATGGCAACGCCCCAATTTATTGCTACTCGATGAGCCAACCAACCATTTGGATTTAGATATGCGTCAAGCCTTAACCGAGGCGCTGGTGGACTATCAAGGGTCGTTGGTTGTGGTGTCGCACGATCGCCATTTACTACGTAATACCGTGGAAGAATTTTATTTAGTCCACGACAAAAAAGTCGAGCAATTTTCAGGCGACTTAGACGACTATCAAAAATGGCTGAACGAATTAAACCGTGCACCTGAGTCGAAAGATGATGGCAGAATAGTGCAGGAGAATATTAACAGCAGTGCGAACCGCAAAGAGCAAAAGCGCCGAGAGGCGGAGCTACGTCAACAGACGGCACCATTACGTAAAACATTACAGCGATTTGAAGTGCAAATGGATAAGCTATCGAGCCAGCTTGCTGCTGTTGAAACGCAATTAAGTGATAGTGCTATTTACCTTGCTGAAAATAAAGAAAAATTGACCGCACTTCTAGCTGACCAAGTAAAAGCTAAGAAGCAGTTAGAGGAGGTTGAGATGGAATGGTTAGCCTGTCAAGAAGCGTTAGAGGCGTTACTGGCGGAATAA
- a CDS encoding hypothetical protein (COG2358 TRAP-type uncharacterized transport system, periplasmic component) — MKKMKLTLTVAATTLFALSLSGCDEKKKESAQSTNTPATVTETPATVKSKFVTIATGGASGPYNIIATTLSDIYSKTLQTNSKTQTTGASVENLNLLAQKKVEMAFVMSDALNDALNGTGSFPAKLDNVSQMAALYPNYVQIVTSKRAGIQTITDLKGKRVATGAQNSGVEVNARNLLAGFGITYNDIKVDYLGYAEAADALKAGSIDAAFLTSGLPNSSLLELQQSFDLQLVAIPIEGVQKLAQEKPYFNAMEIPANTYGNEQPIPTAAIKNALVVRKDLSDADVYLLTKTFFESLPQLQTAHQAAKAVSLEGAVQGTVAPLHPGAKQYYDEVTKKQ, encoded by the coding sequence ATGAAAAAGATGAAACTTACCCTCACCGTTGCCGCAACCACGTTATTTGCCCTTTCTCTCTCTGGTTGTGATGAGAAGAAAAAAGAGTCCGCCCAATCGACGAATACTCCTGCCACTGTGACAGAAACCCCTGCTACAGTAAAAAGCAAATTTGTCACCATCGCTACAGGGGGAGCCTCAGGTCCTTATAATATTATTGCGACGACTTTATCTGATATTTATAGTAAAACCTTACAAACCAATTCAAAAACGCAAACAACAGGCGCCTCAGTAGAGAACTTGAATCTTCTTGCACAGAAAAAAGTTGAAATGGCGTTTGTGATGAGTGATGCGTTAAATGATGCGTTGAATGGTACAGGCAGTTTTCCTGCGAAATTAGACAATGTGAGCCAAATGGCGGCGTTATATCCCAACTATGTGCAGATTGTGACATCAAAACGTGCTGGCATTCAAACGATCACAGATTTAAAAGGTAAACGCGTGGCGACAGGGGCACAAAACTCTGGTGTAGAAGTCAATGCACGTAATTTGCTTGCTGGATTTGGCATTACTTACAACGATATTAAAGTGGATTACTTAGGTTATGCGGAGGCTGCAGATGCGTTGAAAGCGGGTTCAATTGATGCAGCGTTCTTAACCAGTGGCTTACCAAACTCTTCCTTACTGGAGTTACAACAAAGCTTTGATTTGCAGTTAGTGGCGATTCCTATTGAAGGCGTACAAAAACTGGCGCAAGAGAAACCATATTTTAATGCTATGGAAATTCCAGCCAATACCTATGGGAACGAACAACCTATTCCAACCGCTGCAATCAAAAATGCGCTCGTTGTGCGTAAAGATCTCAGTGATGCCGATGTCTATTTGCTGACCAAAACGTTCTTTGAAAGTTTACCACAATTACAAACTGCACATCAGGCAGCGAAAGCGGTCAGCTTAGAAGGCGCGGTACAAGGTACTGTTGCACCATTACACCCAGGTGCGAAGCAATATTATGACGAAGTGACTAAGAAGCAATAG
- a CDS encoding hypothetical protein (COG0814 Amino acid permeases), whose translation MNKTAGSTLLVSGTMIGAGMLAMPLTSAGIGFTFTLILLIALWALLTCTALLFVEVYQTADSDAGIGTLAAQYFGRTGRIIATTVLLVFLYALLSAYITGGGSILASSLPTIVDDNTTSKVAIGLFTLFFGAFIIIGTRSVDGINRILFFIMLATFLFVLFLMLPNITVTNLMAMPIDTALLLSASPVFFTSFGFHGSIPSLNHYLQGNVKALRFAILTGSTITLVFYIVWQLSTHGVLSQTLFLQILQQDPTLNGLVNASLQITGSPMLAQAVKIFSALALITSFLGVALGLFECIEDLLKRSFTLSIGRISLGLLTFLPPLLFAFFYPQGFVLALSYAGQMFAFYAVVLPVALVWKARQIHPNLPYRVIGGTPMLGLVLLLGVAITLIPFITRAGYLPQVIG comes from the coding sequence GTGAATAAAACCGCTGGCAGTACGCTGCTTGTCTCTGGCACGATGATTGGTGCAGGTATGCTTGCGATGCCACTCACGTCTGCAGGCATCGGCTTTACTTTTACATTAATATTATTGATTGCATTGTGGGCATTACTCACTTGTACCGCACTTTTATTTGTCGAAGTCTATCAAACTGCAGATTCCGATGCGGGTATCGGTACACTAGCAGCCCAATATTTTGGCCGTACTGGGCGCATTATTGCCACAACGGTATTATTGGTATTCCTGTATGCGTTATTATCCGCTTACATTACTGGTGGCGGATCTATTCTCGCGTCCAGTTTACCTACCATTGTCGATGATAACACCACTTCTAAAGTCGCGATTGGCTTATTCACGTTATTTTTCGGTGCGTTCATTATTATTGGTACAAGAAGTGTTGATGGTATCAACCGTATCCTCTTTTTTATTATGTTAGCGACTTTTCTCTTTGTATTATTCTTGATGTTGCCTAACATCACAGTGACAAACCTGATGGCAATGCCGATTGATACTGCCCTGTTACTTTCCGCGAGTCCAGTTTTCTTTACTTCCTTTGGTTTCCATGGCTCAATTCCGAGTTTAAACCATTATTTACAAGGCAATGTAAAAGCGCTTCGTTTCGCAATCTTAACGGGGTCAACCATCACATTAGTCTTTTACATTGTGTGGCAACTCTCAACTCATGGAGTATTAAGTCAAACACTTTTCTTGCAGATTTTACAGCAAGATCCGACATTAAATGGATTAGTCAACGCCAGTTTACAAATCACAGGTAGCCCTATGCTAGCACAAGCAGTCAAAATATTTTCTGCACTAGCCTTAATCACCTCATTTTTAGGCGTTGCACTGGGTTTATTTGAATGTATTGAGGACTTATTAAAGCGTTCTTTTACCCTTTCAATCGGACGTATTAGTCTCGGTTTATTAACTTTCTTACCCCCATTATTGTTTGCCTTTTTCTATCCACAAGGGTTCGTTTTGGCATTAAGTTATGCGGGTCAAATGTTTGCTTTCTATGCGGTTGTTTTACCTGTTGCATTAGTCTGGAAAGCGCGTCAAATCCACCCAAACTTGCCTTACCGTGTCATTGGAGGCACTCCGATGTTAGGGCTTGTTTTACTACTGGGCGTGGCGATCACCCTGATCCCTTTTATTACACGTGCGGGTTATTTACCACAAGTAATTGGCTAA
- a CDS encoding RpiR family transcriptional regulator (COG1737 Transcriptional regulators), with translation MGFLIKLKHAYHTFSPNEQRIADFILKNPAAVKTASSKSLAAQIDVSQSAIIKFSQKLGADKFSDFKLAISEALIRQETQQEKRIHLHDNITDQDDLAEMAEKLFLEKQQALKESLSLNSTQHLATVIDKLLHAKRIQLMGIGNSALVAKDLFYKLTKIGLPAVTETDTHAQLAMSQSLTSEDVLFLISFSGAHREILLAAENARAHHVNIIALTALHTNPLHYLADHVLYSVADESKFRSSSIASRTAQHAITDLLFMGIVQKKAYANELILESRELIGRLNKHR, from the coding sequence ATGGGATTTTTAATTAAACTTAAGCATGCTTATCATACGTTTTCACCTAATGAACAGCGGATTGCTGATTTTATTTTGAAAAATCCTGCGGCAGTCAAAACCGCTTCTTCAAAATCTTTGGCGGCACAAATTGACGTGAGTCAGTCTGCGATCATTAAATTCAGCCAGAAACTCGGCGCAGATAAATTTAGTGATTTTAAATTAGCAATTAGCGAGGCGCTGATTCGTCAAGAAACTCAGCAAGAAAAGCGGATTCACTTGCATGATAACATTACGGATCAAGATGATTTAGCCGAGATGGCTGAGAAACTTTTTTTAGAAAAACAGCAGGCGCTCAAAGAAAGTTTAAGCTTAAATTCGACTCAACATTTGGCGACAGTCATCGACAAATTATTACATGCCAAACGTATTCAATTAATGGGGATTGGCAATTCTGCTCTGGTTGCGAAAGATTTGTTTTATAAATTAACCAAAATTGGTTTACCCGCAGTGACGGAAACGGATACCCATGCACAACTTGCTATGAGCCAAAGTTTGACCTCCGAAGATGTGTTGTTTTTGATCTCTTTTTCTGGTGCACATCGTGAAATTTTACTCGCCGCAGAGAATGCGCGTGCACATCATGTCAACATTATTGCTTTGACAGCGTTACACACAAACCCTTTACATTATTTAGCCGATCACGTGTTGTATTCAGTCGCAGATGAGTCCAAATTCCGTAGTTCTTCTATCGCTTCTCGCACAGCACAACATGCTATTACAGATCTATTGTTTATGGGGATTGTGCAGAAAAAAGCCTATGCCAATGAATTAATTTTAGAAAGCCGAGAGCTAATTGGACGGTTAAATAAGCATCGATAA